From a region of the Triticum aestivum cultivar Chinese Spring chromosome 7D, IWGSC CS RefSeq v2.1, whole genome shotgun sequence genome:
- the LOC123167862 gene encoding putative tRNA (cytidine(32)/guanosine(34)-2'-O)-methyltransferase: protein MGKASKDKRDIYYRKAKEEGWRARSAFKLMQIDQEFNIFHGVKRAVDLCAAPGSWSQVLSRNLYLPAKLSSDGKDGGLPLIVAIDLQPMAPIEGVIQVQGDITNARTAEVVIRHFDGCKADLVVCDGAPDVTGLHDMDEFVQSQLILAALTIVTHVLKVGGKFVAKIFRGKDTSLLYCQLKLFFSQVTFAKPKSSRNSSIEAFAVCENYSPPEGFKEKDLYHLLEKVGTPSGADDLDCRSGWLEGPNKVYIPFLACGDLSGYDSDRSYPLPSTEGGTYQSLDPVQPPIAPPYKTALEMKKASSHGAGADTSKSSLDP from the exons ATGGGCAAGGCTTCGAAAGACAAGCGG GACATCTACTACCGGAAGGCCAAGGAGGAGGGGTGGAGGGCTCGCAGCGCCTTCAAGCTCATGCAGATCGACCAGGAGTTCAACATCTTCCACG GAGTGAAGCGTGCCGTTGACCTGTGCGCCGCTCCTGGGAGCTGGAGCCAG GTTTTGAGCCGCAATTTGTATTTACCGGCGAAGCTATCATCTGACGGCAA AGATGGTGGCCTTCCTCTCATCGTCGCAATCGATCTGCAACCTATGGCTCCGATAGAAGGTGTCATACAAGTGCAGGGCGACATCACCAATGCTCGAACAGCGGAAGTG GTTATCAGGCACTTTGATGGATGCAAAGCGGACTTGGTTGTCTGTGATGGTGCCCCTGATG TTACTGGACTTCATGATATGGACGAGTTTGTTCAGTCCCAGCTTATATTGGCG GCACTGACAATTGTGACTCATGTACTTAAAGTTGGTGGAAAATTTGTTGCGAAGATTTTCCGGGGTAAAGATACAAGTCTCCTGTATTGCCAG TTAAAGCTGTTCTTCTCACAAGTTACATTTGCAAAGCCAAAAAGCAGCCGCAACTCAAGTATCG AGGCATTTGCAGTTTGCGAGAACTACTCACCTCCAGAGGGCTTCAAAGAGAAAGATTTATATCACCTGTTGGAGAAAGTGGGAACTCCTTCTGGGGCTGATGATTTAG ATTGCAGAAGCGGATGGTTGGAGGGACCAAACAAGGTCTACATCCCGTTTCTGGCTTGTGGCGACCTCAGCGGTTACGATTCGGACCGTTCATACCCCCTCCCGAGCACAGAAGGCGGCACCTACCAGAGCCTAGATCCAGTCCAGCCTCCCATCGCCCCGCCGTACAAAACTGCGTTGGAGATGAAGAAGGCGTCTAGCCACGGTGCTGGCGCAGATACCAGCAAATCATCTCTCGACCCCTAA
- the LOC123171237 gene encoding putative F-box/LRR-repeat protein At3g28410, giving the protein MATRRAKKRKRQETELVSGVRSPASGKREVGEGPDLISNLPDDVLCDIISLLPTEDGARTQILSARWRPLFRSAPLNLDVELRRKDEPAPSGLVSRILAEHQARCRRLALIWYGYKSDDVFPLLNGWLESPAFKGLSEFDLWLKHEEICQKLRFVPTWDVPYALPLSLLRLLPKLRVLSIKCTCYVIHFPSTTTLAGDLHFPELKQLTLKGVVVSEGFLHGLLAGCTVLESLVLSGLEGARGVRINSSTLRRLGVSPGSGWTDELLREVIVEDAPLLEKLFLYGRDDGLSVRVLCAPKLDFLGSLPEGFTKGKLETNVLQGIVAVNLMNVVRTVKVLVLRMSPPSVDDAIH; this is encoded by the exons ATGGCTACCCGCAGAGCCAAAAAGCGAAAACGGCAGGAGACCGAGTTGGTCTCCGGCGTCCGATCACCGGCGAGCGGCAAGCGCGAAGTCGGAGAAGGTCCCGACCTGATCAGCAACCTACCCGACGACGTTCTCTGCGACATCATCTCGCTCCTCCCCACCGAGGACGGCGCCCGCACCCAGATCCTCTCCGCCCGGTGGCGCCCCCTCTTCCGCTCCGCCCCGCTCAACCTCGACGTCGAGCTCCGCCGCAAAGACGAGCCCGCCCCCTCCGGCCTCGTCTCCCGCATTCTCGCCGAGCACCAGGCGCGCTGCCGCCGGCTTGCCCTGATCTGGTACGGCTACAAATCTGACGACGTCTTCCCATTACTGAACGGCTGGCTCGAGTCGCCGGCCTTCAAAGGCCTCTCCGAGTTCGATCTGTGGCTAAAGCACGAGGAAATTTGCCAGAAACTTCGGTTCGTGCCAACGTGGGATGTTCCGTATGCGCTGCCACTGTCCTTGCTCCGGCTTTTGCCCAAGCTCCGCGTCCTCAGCATCAAGTGTACCTGCTACGTGATCCATTTCCCCTCCACTACCACCTTGGCCGGCGATCTACATTTCCCCGAACTCAAGCAGCTCACGCTCAAAGGTGTCGTCGTCTCGGAGGGcttcctccatggccttcttgctGGATGCACCGTGCTGGAGAGCTTGGTACTTAGTGGATTGGAAGGTGCCCGTGGTGTTCGGATCAACTCGTCCACCCTTAGAAGGCTAGGGGTGTCGCCTGGTTCTGGTTGGACAGATGAATTGTTGCGAGAAGTCATTGTTGAGGACGCCCCTCTCCTAGAGAAGTTGTTCCTATATGGGAGAGATGACGGCCTATCAGTCCGGGTGCTTTGCGCACCCAAACTGGACTTCTTGGGTTCTTTGCCAGAAGGGTTCACCAAAGGCAAGCTTGAAACCAATGTTCTTCAG GGAATTGTTGCCGTCAATTTGATGAATGTGGTGCGGACAGTTAAAGTTTTGGTTTTGCGCATGTCCCCTCCAAGTGTTGATGATGCCATTCACTAA